A genomic window from Arvicola amphibius chromosome 5, mArvAmp1.2, whole genome shotgun sequence includes:
- the LOC119814838 gene encoding olfactory receptor 4F3/4F16/4F29 gives MDGGNHTVVSEFVFLGLTHSWEIQLLLLVLASVLYVLSMTGNILIVFSVTTDPHLHSPMYFFLAGLSFIDLAACSVTSPKMVYDLFRKYKVISFGGCIAQIFFIHVIGGVEMVLLVAMAFDRYVAICKPLHYLTIMSPRVCVLCLAASWVLGISHSLFQLAFVIGLPFCGPNVFDSFYCDLPRLLKLACTDTYKLQFMVTINSGFICVGSFLLLLISYIFILFSVWKHSSGGSSKALSTLSAHITVVFLFFGPTLFVYTWPHPDSQIDKFLALFDAVFTPFLNPVIYTFRNKEMKAAIKRVLKTLLTFRNIS, from the coding sequence ATGGATGGAGGAAACCACACAGTGGTGTCTGAGTTTGTGTTTCTGGGACTCACCCACTCCTGGGAGATTCAGCTCCTCCTCCTTGTGCTCGcctctgtgctctatgtgctaagCATGACTGGAAACATCCTCATTGTGTTCTCTGTGACCACTGATCCTCACTTACACTCCCCTATGTACTTCTTCCTGGCAGGTCTCTCCTTCATTGACTTGGCAGCCTGTTCTGTTACTTCCCCCAAGATGGTTTATGATTTGTTTAGAAAGTACAAAGTCATCTCCTTTGGAGGTTGCATCGCTCAGATCTTCTTTATTCATGTCATTGGTGGTGTGGAGATGGTACTGCTTGTGGCTATGGCATTTGACAGATATGTGGCCATATGTAAGCCTCTGCACTACCTGACCATTATGAGCCCACgagtgtgtgttttgtgtctgGCTGCCTCTTGGGTCCTGGGCATTAGTCACTCATTGTTCCAGCTGGCTTTTGTTATTGGCTTACCCTTCTGTGGCCCAAACGTATTTGACAGCTTTTACTGTGACCTTCCTCGACTCCTCAAATTGGCATGTACAGACACCTACAAATTGCAGTTCATGGTCACCATCAACAGTGGGTTCATCTGTGTTGGCTCTTTCTTGTTGCTTCTCATTTCTTACATCTTCATCCTGTTCAGTGTTTGGAAACACTCTTCAGGAGGTTCATCCAAAGCCCTCTCCACTCTCTCAGCTCACATCACTGtggtgtttttattctttggtcCCACACTGTTTGTTTATACATGGCCACATCCTGACTCCCAAATAGACAAATTTCTTGCTCTTTTTGATGCAGTTTTTACTCCTTTTCTAAATCCAGTCATCTATACATTTAGGAATAAAGAGATGAAGGCAGCAATAAAGAGGGTTTTGAAAACACTATTAACTTTTAGAAACATCTCATAA